A single Pagrus major chromosome 19, Pma_NU_1.0 DNA region contains:
- the sec22c gene encoding vesicle-trafficking protein SEC22c, producing MSLILFAFVVRVRDGLPLSASTDFEHNRELQERKQQLRTISKALACFPDRGTVKGRELNIYFVSSEGVSYMTVCHCSLPVAKAFCFLEDLRWEFTACFNSTVVGLANRPYPFLEFDSTIQKLKQQYNQSGGPALEVTLAEVQEDLRIHPPQVIHLEDMELNGIANGHMEQGAGTGQNVRLEPVTAPGILSLVLNIMCASLNIIRGVHLIEYTFQDDHDGVWNVVAFLLAFVCCVFQCHLYLFHSSLKKHKSFALLSVIVLCNLYLLGLRNVWQLIFHISVASLSTLLINTRKLQDRTNDCGV from the exons ATGTCTCTGATCCTGTTTGCCTTCGTGGTCCGAGTCAGGGATGGACTCCCCCTGTCAGCCTCCACAGACTTTGAACACAACCGAGAGCTCcaggagaggaagcagcagctCCGGACTATCAGCAAGGCACTGGCCTGTTTCCCTGACAGAGGGACCGTCAAGGGCCGTGAGCTCAATATATA CTTCGTCTCGTCAGAGGGTGTATCCTACATGACCGTGTGCCACTGCAGCCTCCCTGTTGCTAAGGCCTTCTGCTTCCTGGAAGATCTGCGCTGGGAGTTCACGGCATGCTTCAATAGCACTGTTGTTGGCTTGGCAAACAGACCGTATCCATTTTTGGAATTTG ACAGCACCATTCAGAAGCTGAAGCAGCAGTACAACCAGAGCGGTGGTCCGGCCCTGGAAGTGACACTGGCAGAGGTCCAGGAGGATCTGAGGATCCACCCTCCTCAAGTCATTCACTTGGAGGACATGGAGCTCAACGGCATTGCTAATGGGCATATGGAGCAAGGTGCTGGAACTG GTCAGAATGTAAGACTCGAACCAGTGACAGCGCCAGGCATCCTCTCGCTGGTCCTAAATATCATGTGTGCATCTTTGAACATAATCCGTGGTGTTCACCTCATAGAGTACACCTTCCAG GACGATCATGACGGTGTGTGGAACGTCGTGGCATTTCTCCTGGCgtttgtctgctgtgtgtttcag TGCCACCTCTACCTGTTCCATTCGTCTCTGAAGAAACACAAGTCCTTCGCTCTGCTGAGTGTCATCGTCCTATGCAACCTCTACCTGCTCGGCCTGAGGAACGTGTGGCAGCTGATCTTCCACATTTCGGTCGCCTCGCTCTCCACCCTCCTCATCAACACCCGCAAACTCCAAGACAGAACCAATGACTGCGGGGTCTGA